The following proteins are encoded in a genomic region of Doryrhamphus excisus isolate RoL2022-K1 chromosome 6, RoL_Dexc_1.0, whole genome shotgun sequence:
- the LOC131130885 gene encoding zinc finger protein 423-like yields MSRRKQAKPRSVKALEEGEASECGRTWDESSVQTDDPASDKAIKLKASHGAATEDGEQEEHGDREDDELDDDSIFTCDNCQQDFDCLAELTEHRTNHCPADGDDDPAGLSWVPSSPSSKDVASPSQMPDGCCDLGTATGGEEEGGAGLPYPCQFCDKSFSRLSYLKRHEQIHSDKLPFKCTFCSRLFKHKRSRDRHVKLHTGDKKYSCQECEAAFSRSDHLKIHLKTHSSSKPFKCSVCKRGFSSTSSLQSHMQAHRKNREHLALRSEKNGGKKGAGGDVDPEQDLYMCDYCEETFSQTDELEKHVLTRHPQLSDRADLQCIHCPEIFLDEASLITHIETQHANRKHKCPVCSEQFPSVEDVYCHLDSHRQPDSSNHSAASPDPALGSVASMSSATPDSSASLERGSTPDSTLKPSQGSERGRRRGNDSGEEMAISLGHPGGGGRGSWGKVTYSCPYCSKRDFNSLAVLEIHLKTIHADKPQQSHTCQLCLDTLPTLYNLNEHVRKAHRASGGATSPAAAAFPLLQFTNVTAFHCNYCPDMFGDINSLQEHIRVSHCLPGGIMAGSTTLEGNHAFFCNQCSMGFLTESSLTEHIQQTHCTSAVVGGAASGGGVAKLESPVLQSASQSFMEVYSCPYCTNSPIFGSLLKLTKHIKENHKNIPLANNKRQAKVADLSPASSDVEISSPKRHRLGGDSTPSIGSNGDYPCNQCDLRFSSFEGFQAHLKSHLEMLLRRQSCPQCNKEDFESQEALLQHLTVHYTTTSTQYVCESCDKQFSSVDDLQKHLLDMHTFVLYHCTLCQEVFDSKVSIQVHLAVKHSNEKKLFRCTACAWDFRKETELQLHVKHNHLGQRSGLPGGLGAGPKPRKCIFCGETFGTEVELQCHITTHSKKFTCRFCGKTFHAISLLERHLREKHCIFDGGNVTGNGGGTGSSSSQNGTPNGLTQSSKRGGNGGGGGGGGASATERTTVAAAEQADLQNMLLKNSVAAAAGGQGGDTANSHEASGGEEELDNSEPMYACDICGAAYTMESLLQNHRLRDHNIRPGDDDAGSRKKKADFIKGNHKCNICSRTFFSETGLREHAQTHRGPAKHYMCPICGERFPSLLTLTEHKVTHSKSLDTGTCRICKMPLHSEEEFIEHCQMHPDLRNSLTGFRCVVCMQTVTSTLELKIHGTFHMQKLSTGSALGGAGVGSGNGAGNGSASSSPNGQLQQHKLYKCAFCLKDFKNKGELVKLDVNGLPYGLCASCMSRGTNGQSPNQGGALTPGDTQGEKPVSGLRCPECGVKFESLEDLESHVQTDHPEVSPESSAGKKAEASPAPKKKTYQCIKCQMTFETEREIQIHVANHMIEEPTCRQGLSPFCLTL; encoded by the exons ACGGTGATGACGATCCAGCCGGGCTGTCCTGGGTGCCGTCCTCACCCTCCAGTAAGGACGTGGCGTCGCCTTCTCAGATGCCCGACGGATGCTGCGACCTGGGCACGGCCACGGGCGGCGAGGAGGAAGGAGGCGCGGGTCTGCCGTACCCGTGTCAGTTCTGCGATAAGTCCTTCAG CCGGCTGAGCTACCTGAAGCGCCACGAGCAGATCCACAGTGACAAGCTGCCTTTCAAGTGCACCTTCTGCAGTCGTCTCTTTAAGCACAAGAGGAGCAGAGACCGCCATGTCAAACTCCACACGG GGGATAAGAAGTACAGCTGTCAGGAGTGCGAAGCTGCATTTTCTCGCTCTGATCATCTGAAGATCCATCTGAAGACACACAG TTCCAGCAAACCGTTTAAGTGCAGCGTGTGCAAACGAGGCTTCTCCTCCACTTCGTCCCTGCAGAGCCACATGCAG GCTCACCGAAAGAACAGAGAGCACCTTGCGCTGAGAAGCGAGAAGAACGGAGGGAAGAAGGGCGCTGGTGGAGACGTGGACCCGGAACAGGACCTGTACATGTGTGATTACTGTGAGGAGACCTTCAGCCAAACGGACGAGCTGGAGAAACACGTCCTCACCCGGCACCCTCAACTGTCCGACCGCGCCGACTTGCAGTGCATCCACTGTCCCGAGATCTTTCTGGACGAGGCCTCACTCATCACCCACATTGAAACGCAGCATGCCAACCGCAAGCACAA ATGCCCCGTTTGTTCGGAACAATTCCCGTCTGTGGAGGACGTCTACTGCCACCTCGACAGCCACCGCCAACCCGACTCGTCCAATCACAGTGCGGCCAGTCCCGACCCGGCGCTGGGGAGCGTCGCTTCCATGAGTTCGGCTACTCCAGACTCCAGCGCCAGCCTGGAGAGAGGATCCACACCTGACTCCACCCTGAAGCCCAGCCAGGGCAGCGAACGAGGCCGCCGGAGAGGCAACGACAGCGGGGAGGAGATGGCGATAAGCTTGGGGCATCCAGGTGGAG GTGGAAGAGGAAGCTGGGGTAAAGTGACATACTCTTGCCCTTACTGCTCAAAGAGAGACTTCAATAGCCTGGCTGTGTTGGAGATCCATCTAAAGACCATCCACGCCGACAAGCCACAGCAGAGCCATACGTGTCAGCTCTGCCTGGACACCTTGCCCACGCTCTACAATCTCAACGAACATGTGCGCAAAGCCCACCGTGCCAGCGGAGGAGCCACGAGCCCGGCCGCCGCGGCTTTTCCTCTGCTGCAGTTCACCAACGTCACAGCGTTCCATTGCAACTACTGTCCGGACATGTTTGGAGACATCAACTCACTGCAGGAACATATCAGAGTTTCTCACTGTCTACCTGGTGGGATCATGGCTGGCTCCACCACGTTAG AAGGGAACCATGCCTTCTTCTGCAACCAGTGCTCGATGGGATTCCTCACCGAGTCTTCGTTGACGGAACATATTCAACAGACGCACTGCACGTCAGCCGTGGTGGGCGGGGCTGCGTCTGGTGGAGGTGTGGCCAAACTGGAGTCTCCGGTGCTGCAGTCCGCATCCCAATCCTTCATGGAG GTGTACTCCTGTCCGTACTGCACCAACTCTCCCATCTTCGGCTCGCTCCTCAAGCTCACCAAACACATCAAGGAGAACCACAAGAACATCCCGTTGGCCAACAACAAGAGACAAGCGAAGGTGGCCGACCTCAGCCCCGCCTCTTCTGACGTGGAGATCTCCTCCCCGAAGCGCCACAGACTGGGAGGGGACTCCACCCCGTCCATAGGGAGCAACGGGGACTACCCCTGCAACCAGTGCGATCTGCGATTCTCCAGCTTCGAGGGTTTCCAGGCGCACCTGAAGTCGCACCTGGAGATGCTGCTGAGGCGCCAGTCCTGCCCACAGTGCAACAAGGAGGACTTTGAATCCCAGGAGGCTTTGCTGCAACACCTGACTGTGCACTACACAACCACGTCCACTCAGTACGTGTGCGAGAGCTGCGACAAGCAGTTCTCCTCGGTGGATGACCTGCAGAAACACCTGCTGGACATGCACACCTTTGTTCTGTACCATTGCACACTTTGCCAAGAGGTCTTTGACTCCAAGGTCTCCATTCAG GTTCATTTAGCAGTGAAACACAGCAATGAGAAGAAGCTGTTTCGCTGCACAGCCTGCGCCTGGGACTTCAGGAAGGAGACAGAACTTCAGCTCCACGTTAAGCATAATCACCTGGGCCAGAGGTCGGGCCTCCCTGGAGGGCTTGGAGCAG GTCCCAAGCCCAGGAAGTGCATCTTCTGCGGAGAGACGTTTGGAACGGAAGTGGAGCTCCAATGTCACATCACCACTCACAGCAAGAAGTTCACGTGTCGTTTCTGTGGCAAGACTTTCCATGCAATCTCGCTGTTGGAGAGACACCTCAGGGAGAAGCACTGCATCTTCGACGGGGGCAACGTCACCGGCAATGGCGGCGGCACcgggagcagcagcagccagAACGGGACACCGAATGGCCTGACTCAGTCGTCCAAGAGAGGAGGGaacggcggcggtggcggcggcggaggtGCGAGCGCCACGGAAAGAACaacggtggcggcggcggagcAGGCCGACCTGCAGAACATGCTGCTGAAGAACAGCGTCGCCGCGGCGGCAGGCGGGCAGGGCGGCGATACCGCCAACAGCCACGAAGCCAGCGGCGgcgaggaggagctggacaattCCGAGCCCATGTACGCCTGTGACATCTGCGGAGCCGCCTACACCATGGAGTCCCTTCTTCAGAACCACCGCCTGCGTGACCATAACATCCGGCCAGGAGATGACGATGCCG GTTCTCGAAAAAAGAAAGCGGACTTCATCAAAGGGAACCACAAGTGCAACATCTGTTCCAGAACGTTCTTTTCTGAGACCGGGCTTCGTGAGCACGCCCAGACGCACCGCGGCCCCGCCAAGCACTACATGTGTCCGATATGTGGCGAACGGTTCCCCTCGTTGTTAACCCTCACAGAACACAAG GTGACCCACAGTAAGAGCCTGGACACAGGAACGTGTCGAATCTGTAAGATGCCCCTGCACAGCGAGGAGGAGTTTATAGAGCACTGCCAGATGCACCCCGACCTCCGAAACTCCCTGACGGGCTTCCGCTGTGTCGTCTGCATGCAAACCGTCACTTCGACCCTGGAGCTGAAGATCCACGGCACTTTCCACATGCAGAAACTCTCCACCGGTTCCGCTCTTGGAGGAGCCGGAGTGGGATCTGGGAACGGAGCGGGAAACGGCTCTGCGTCGTCCTCCCCCAACGGGCAGCTGCAGCAGCACAAGCTGTATAAGTGCGCTTTTTGTCTCAAAGACTTCAAGAACAAAGGCGAGCTGGTCAAGCTGGACGTCAACGGCTTGCCTTACGGCCTCTGTGCCAGCTGCATGAGCAG GGGCACTAATGGCCAGAGCCCCAACCAAGGAGGAGCTCTCACACCAGGGGACACGCAGGGGGAAAAACCCGTGTCCGGGCTCAGGTGTCCCGAGTGTGGAGTGAAGTTCGAAAGCCTGGAGGACTTGGAGAGTCACGTCCAGACGGATCACCCCGAGGTCAGCCCAGAAAGCTCCGCTGGGAAGAAGGCGGAGGCTTCGCCTGCTCCCAAG AAAAAGACCTACCAGTGTATTAAGTGCCAAATGACCTTTGAGACTGAGCGGGAGATCCAGATTCACGTTGCGAATCACATGATCG AAGAGCCCACCTGTCGGCAAGGTTTGTCCCCTTTCTGTCTCACCCTCTGA